In a genomic window of Bradyrhizobium sp. LLZ17:
- a CDS encoding NYN domain-containing protein, giving the protein MSPASKIALFIDGANLYATAKTLGFDIDYKRLLSEFQSRGTLLRAFYYTAIIEDQEYSSIRPLIDWLDYNGYTVVTKPTKEFIDAEGRRKVKGNMDIELAVSAMELAEQIDEMVLFSGDGDFRSLVEAVQRRGVRVTVISTIASQPPMIADELRRQADVFTDLIELRAKIGRDPSERPPPRERESRYHTQRPPERETAAGPKGNDSVLEN; this is encoded by the coding sequence ATGTCCCCCGCCAGTAAGATTGCGCTCTTTATCGACGGAGCCAATCTCTATGCCACCGCAAAAACGCTCGGCTTCGATATCGATTACAAACGGCTGCTGAGCGAATTTCAGAGCCGCGGTACGCTTCTGCGCGCGTTCTATTACACGGCCATTATCGAGGACCAAGAGTACTCCTCGATCCGTCCGCTGATCGATTGGCTTGATTATAACGGCTACACTGTCGTCACCAAGCCGACCAAGGAGTTCATCGACGCTGAAGGCCGGCGCAAGGTGAAGGGCAACATGGACATTGAGCTCGCTGTCAGTGCCATGGAGCTCGCCGAGCAGATCGACGAGATGGTGTTGTTCTCCGGTGATGGGGACTTCCGGTCCCTAGTCGAGGCGGTACAGCGGCGCGGGGTTCGGGTCACCGTCATCTCCACCATCGCGAGCCAGCCGCCGATGATCGCCGACGAGCTGCGCCGCCAGGCCGACGTGTTCACCGACCTCATCGAGCTCCGGGCTAAGATCGGCCGCGATCCGTCCGAACGCCCGCCTCCGCGCGAGCGGGAGTCGCGCTATCACACGCAGCGGCCCCCAGAGCGTGAGACCGCCGCGGGACCGAAGGGAAACGATAGCGTTCTCGAGAACTGA
- a CDS encoding Crp/Fnr family transcriptional regulator, translated as MSLQNGLGNRLLAALPPADLDLLAPYTQKKSFDLDTVLVRTGDEFKQVYFPMSGAIAFLVEMSDGRIVASTLMGSEGAVGALSVLSPSRSPVTATAYVSGTALQVPVSQLQLAFEQSSTIRRVLRLHLRTQLLQLNNAAACNAVHPAECRMARWLLEIHDRAAHRGIQLTHEALAQLLGVRRTTVTLTMRRLRAAGGLLSDRRGILEIDRRRLEKIACECYAVMRYRINRMYDEELAA; from the coding sequence ATGTCGCTCCAGAATGGCCTTGGGAATAGGCTGCTGGCTGCATTGCCGCCCGCGGATCTTGACTTGCTCGCGCCCTACACCCAAAAAAAGTCGTTCGACCTTGATACCGTACTGGTGCGAACGGGAGATGAGTTCAAGCAGGTCTATTTCCCCATGAGCGGGGCCATAGCGTTCCTAGTTGAAATGTCGGACGGACGCATTGTCGCGTCAACTCTCATGGGCTCGGAAGGCGCGGTCGGCGCTCTCTCGGTTCTAAGTCCCTCGCGCTCCCCAGTCACAGCAACTGCCTACGTCTCTGGAACCGCGCTCCAGGTCCCTGTTTCACAGTTGCAGCTTGCTTTTGAGCAAAGCTCCACGATTAGGCGTGTTCTACGGCTCCATCTCCGCACGCAATTATTGCAGCTAAATAACGCCGCAGCCTGCAACGCGGTGCATCCCGCTGAGTGCCGTATGGCTCGATGGTTGCTTGAGATTCACGACCGCGCCGCGCACAGGGGAATCCAGCTAACGCATGAGGCGCTAGCACAACTTCTCGGGGTCCGCCGAACGACCGTGACGCTAACGATGCGCAGACTTCGAGCTGCCGGCGGCCTCTTATCCGACCGACGCGGAATACTGGAGATCGATCGAAGGCGGCTCGAGAAGATCGCCTGCGAGTGCTACGCCGTGATGCGATACAGAATCAATCGCATGTATGACGAGGAGTTGGCCGCCTGA